The following proteins are co-located in the Pseudarthrobacter siccitolerans genome:
- a CDS encoding LacI family DNA-binding transcriptional regulator gives MTIYDIAKEAGVSPSTVSRVFSRPERVSAATAKRIRDAAAALNFRINPLARALPTGRTGTLGLLLSDITNPVYFNLVRGAGRVASAEGYTLVLAESQEVPGLEAQAVERLLSLVDGLVLVGARLKDEDILRFVERKPVVLVNRTIASVPHVVPDITPGIKAAVNHLVSYGHRSVAFLSGPATSWMSKWRWETIMDEALQCGMSVVEIGPSSPTFEGGAEGLRRVRASGVTAVLTFNDVMAIGLLTACEDAGIAVPEELSIVGFDDIFVSEFTAPSLTSIRTPLGEAGENAFRRLVSTLKGIDEEVPSDLATGLIIRKSTGPSRRN, from the coding sequence GTGACTATCTACGACATCGCCAAGGAGGCCGGTGTCAGCCCTTCGACTGTATCCCGGGTGTTTAGCAGGCCCGAACGGGTCAGCGCGGCAACAGCAAAGCGCATACGCGATGCTGCTGCAGCATTGAATTTCCGTATCAATCCGCTGGCTCGGGCACTGCCGACTGGACGAACAGGGACCTTGGGACTGCTTTTGTCGGACATCACAAATCCGGTCTACTTTAACCTGGTCCGGGGAGCCGGGAGAGTTGCCTCGGCGGAGGGATATACCCTCGTCCTGGCAGAGTCGCAGGAAGTACCGGGTCTGGAGGCCCAGGCAGTTGAACGGCTTCTAAGCCTCGTTGACGGTCTTGTGCTGGTTGGAGCGCGGTTGAAGGACGAAGATATTCTCCGGTTCGTCGAACGCAAACCTGTGGTGCTGGTCAACCGGACCATCGCATCGGTTCCTCATGTTGTCCCGGATATCACCCCAGGCATCAAAGCTGCCGTCAACCATCTCGTCAGCTACGGTCACCGGTCCGTCGCTTTTCTTTCGGGTCCAGCAACATCCTGGATGAGTAAGTGGCGATGGGAAACCATTATGGACGAAGCGCTGCAGTGCGGGATGAGCGTCGTCGAGATCGGACCAAGCAGCCCGACTTTTGAAGGTGGGGCGGAGGGGCTCAGACGGGTTCGGGCCTCCGGCGTTACGGCAGTGCTTACCTTCAATGATGTGATGGCGATTGGTTTGCTGACAGCATGTGAGGATGCCGGCATCGCCGTGCCGGAGGAGCTTAGCATCGTCGGCTTCGATGATATTTTTGTCTCGGAGTTCACTGCGCCGTCCCTGACCTCTATTCGGACTCCACTGGGAGAGGCAGGGGAGAATGCCTTCCGGCGCCTCGTATCAACCTTGAAGGG